cggtctgtggaagatgaaaatgaaagcGATTCTGATCGATCGTGGTTTGGCGGCGGTTTTGGCTCCGGTAGATAAGGAGAATGCGCCAGTTCTTGATGAGAAAGCACAGGCGAAGTTCGATGAAATGATACAGCGAGCTCACAGTGCGGTTATTCTTTGTCTCAGTGATAAAGTTCTGAGGGAGGTTCAAGAAGCGACCACGGCGGTTGAGGTGCTAGCGAAGTTAGATGAGGTCTATTTGGCAAAATCCCTGGCCAATAGGCTCTATATGAAGAAGAGACTGTATTCGTACAGTTTTGTAGCCGAAAAATCGATCGtcgaacaattggaagattttaataagatcattgatgatcttGGGTCCGTGGATGTGAAGATCACGGATGAAGACAAGGCTATACTGGTCTTGAATGCGTTGCCAAGTTCGTATGATCAGCTAAGCGATGCAATAATCTACGGCAGAGATAAGCCAATCACATATGCCGAGGTTCATGCTGCGTTGATGGCGAAAGAGATGCTGCGATTGACAGGTGGGAAGGCATTGGAGACACAGGCTGAGAGTCTCAATGTCAAGAAATTCAAGAATAAGAGTTTCAAGAAAAACCAATATAATGAGTTTAAGCCTTCAAGCTCGGAGGGGAAAGAAACTCGGTCCTGCCactggtgcaagaaaccagggcacCTCAAAAAGGACTGCTTCGTGTGGAAGAAAAAGCAAGCGGCTGAGGGAGGAAAAGCTGTCAACACAGCAGAATATTGCGAAGAGGATGAAGTTTCTGTTGCTTTGAATGTGATGGAGGAAAAGGGAAAGGAatcttggataatggattcAGGGTGTAGCTTCCACATGAGCCCGAATCTGGACTGGTTCGAAGACATTAAAGAGTCAACAGGAACTGTCATTCTAGGCAACAACCAAGTGTGCTTGATAAAAGGCATAGGTACCATCAAGTTGAAGATGGAGAATGGGTGTATGGTGACTCTGAGTGATGTTAGGTATATTCCTGATGTTAAAAGGAATCTAATATCCTTAGGCTCTCTTGAAAGAAAGGGATGCAGATTTGTCTCTGAAGGTGGGCAGATGGTTGTTAGTAAGGCAGGAAGATCTATCTTGAAGGCAACTAGAAAAGGCAGTCTATATTACATGATGGCTGCTGTTCAGAGAAGAGACTCAGGGCATGCACACAATGTGGTTGGTGATTCTTTGAGTCTGTGGCATACCAGATTGGGGCACCCAGCAATTGGTAGTATAAAGGAACTGGTCAAGAAGGGTGTATTGCAATGCTCAGATCAGACTGATACAACTCAATGTGAGGAGTGTGTGTTAGGGAAAGCCAAGAAGTTGCCATATCCCAACAGCACACATTCTTCAACAATGCCTCTAGATTATGcccatagtgatctttgggggcctgcACAGGAGAATTCAATTGGAGGTGGCAGATACTACATGAGCATCATAGATGATTTCAGTAGAAAGGTCTGGATTTACATATTGAAGCAGAAGTCAGAGGCTTTCAGCTGTTTCAAAACATGGTGCAGTGAGGTTGAGGCAGAGAAAAGGCTGAGTTTGAAATGCTTGAGGACAGATAACGGGTTGGAGTTTCTGTCCAAagagtttgatgagttttgcaaatCAAAAGGCATCAAAAGACACAAAACAGTTCCATTAAATCCGCAACAAAATGGAGTGGCCGAGAGGGTAAACCGCACTATCCTTGAGAGAGTTAGATGCATGATCTTGGCTGCTGGGATGAAGAAGCGGTTCTGGGCAGAGGCTGCATCCACAGCTGTTAAACTGATCAATAAATGTCCTTCTTCCAGCATTGGAGGGGACACACCAGATTTCAGATGGTATGGGAAGCATAGTGGCTATGATGGCTTGAGGACTTTCGGTTGTAAAGCTTTTGCTCATGTGaaacaaggtaaattggaagCAAGGGCCCTAAAATGTGTTATGATTGGATACCAATCGGGTGTGAAGGGCTATCGGTTGTGGTGTGTGGAGCCAGGAAATGAAAGAGTTGTGATAAGTAGGGATGTAACTTTCTGGGAAGGTGAGctgccttttaagaaaaattcAGAGACTGCAGTAGATAGTTCTGGATTTGAGGTGGAGATTGGGGGAGTTCAACAGGAGCAGCAGGATGAAGATGAAAGAGAATCTGAGTTTCCTGATGCCTCTGATCTTGGACAACCAACTCAGGCGGCAGCAACACCAAATGAGCCAGGAAGCTATAAGCTGGTTAGAGACCGAGGTAAAAGGATCAGAAAGCCACCAGAGAGATACTCTGATGCTGAgttcctgttttatgcattactAGTAGCTGAGGAAATAGAGTTCTCAGAGCCAAGCACTTATGAAGAGGCTATGGACAGTAAAGATGCAGAAAAATGGATGCAAGCCATGATTGAGGAGATTGATTCACTGCTTAGAAATGGGACTTGGGTGCTGGTGGAAAGGCCCAATGGTAGAAGGGTAGTGAGTTGCAAATGGATTTTCAAACAGAAGCTGGAAGGAGCTGATGGTAAAAGTGTCAGATTTAAAGCAAGGTTGGTTGCTAGGGGTTTCACACAAGAACATGGTATTGACTATGATGAAGTGTTTTCACCTGTTGTGAAACACACTAGTATCAGAATCTTGTTGGCTATTGTTGCAAGAAGAGATTGGGAGCTTGAACAACTTgatgtcaagacagccttcttgCATGGAGACTTGAAAGAAACCATCTATATGGCACAACCAAAAGGCTTTGAGAGGCCAGGTGATGAGGGAAAGGTGTGCTTGTTGAAAAGGAGCATATATGGTCTGAAACAAGCAAGTAGGCAGTGgcataagaagtttgatgatcACATGGTTAAGAGTGGTTTTCTGAAATCAAGCTATGATGagtgtgtctacattaagagtGTAGGTGGAGCTGCTGTGGCATACTTACTCttatatgtggatgatatgctcttGGCTGGAGCAAGTTTgaaagaaattcagaaagttaaggCTGATCTCAGTAATgcttttgagatgaaggatttaggCTCTGCAAAACGAATTCTGGGTATGTCTATTTTCAGAgatagaaagaagagagagattgtGTTGTCTCAAACTGATTATGTGCAGAGAATACTCAAGAGGTTCCAGATGAGTAACATCAAGGAAGTCTCAGTTCCTATGAGCCAACAATATAAATTGTCTGCAGACCAGAAACCAAAATGTAAGGCTGAGGAAGATGAGATGAGACAGATCCCTTATGCTAGCATCATTGGTAgcatcatgtatgctatgattagcacaaggccggatgtggcaCAAGCTATTTCAGTAACAAGTAGATATATGTCCAACCATGGTAAGGAGCATTGGGCTGCACTGAAGTGGTTGATGAGATACTTGAAAGGAGCATCGGATGTTGGTATTCTGTTCAAGGGAGGAGAAGACCATGAAGGGGATGCTTTGGTTGGCTGGTGTGACTCTGATTTTGCTGGTAACTTAGACACCAGGAGATCTCAGTCTGGGTTCCTATTTACTTTGTATGGATCCGTCATCAGCTGGAAAAGCAGCTTGCAGGGAGTGGTTGCATTATCAACCACAGAGGCTGAGTTCATGGCTATGACATCTGCTGTGAAAGAAAGCAAGTGGCTAAAGGGGATTTTGGAGGATTTTGGTGTAAAGCAATGTAGTGTGAGCATTGGTTGTGACAACAACAGTGCATTGAGCTTGGCTAAGCATCAAGTATATCACGAGAGGAGTAAGCACATAGACGTGAGGTTGCACTTCATTAGGGAGGAGATTGAAAGAGGCAATGTGAAAGTCTTCAAAGTTCACACTTCAGAAAACCCGGCAGATATGTTGACTAAGCCATTACCTAAGGAAAAGTTTCTGCTATGTTTGAAACTGGTGGGACTGGAAAGGAGGAGTTCTGGTTGGTGACTCCGCTATCACAGGTGGAGTttgttggtagattgtgataGCTTCGGTTTTGAGCTCGGCTGTTGAGTTCGGTTTTTGAGCTCGGTGATGGTGTTCGGTGTCAGAGCTCGGTGTtacgagcttaatcgagttcggtgttagagTTCGGTAGTTCGGCACCAAGTTCGGTAGCTCGGCAGCTCCGTGGTCTGGAGAGAacgatcaaaacatgaagaagagttCGGCTGTTATaacaactcgtttcaacagccgttGGATGTACTTAGTTAGTCATATTTAATCCTGACCGTTAGATGGAAAATAGCCGTTAGTTAGTTTTGAGCTTTTAATAGTTTGTTATTCTGCTTTATTcagtaattttttttcatcttccGTTTCTGGTGAATAAAATTCTCTTTCGATTTCCAAGTCTTGTTTTTCCTCTCCCAACATTCGACAATCTGTAGCTAGGATTGACAGTTTCTTTTTGTCGTTTTCAAAAACGATTGCAACTTCGCAAGCATAAAAGTTTCAGCAAAAATCAATTCATCGTCTGATTGAGCCATGGCTCCGGATAATTCGGAGCCGCCCAGAGCCGGTAAGAGGTCCGCCGATGACGTGTGGAAGGAGATCGTGTCAGGAACTCATCAGCGGCAGCCGAAGAAGGAGATGATGACCTTGGAAGATTTTCTACTCAAGGCCGAGGAAGCGGCTTCCAGCGGCGCTGCGGCGGCGGTGAAGCTCAAGGAAGAAGGAGGATCGATTGGGGGGATTTCTGATTTTATCAATTGCGCCGGGGAGGCGAGAGCGGGGGTTAAGAGGAGCTTCAGCTTGTCGGCGGCGCCGGGGAAGGCGGTGGAGCTGCGGCAGAGGAGGATGATCAAGAACAGAGAGAGCGCCGCGAGGTCGAGGGAGCGGAAGCAGGTTCGATTTTCCTCAATTGCgtttaatttgtgatttttttgccCTAATTTTTGTTTGATTGTGGCCGGAATTTGATGGTTTTTAGGCCTATGAAGCGGAATTGGAGTCTATGGCGGCGAAGCTCGAGGAAGAAAACAATTTCCTCTTGAAAGAAAAGGTAATTTGCTTGGATCAATTTTGTGGAACTGAACTTGTGTTTGCTGATTATTGAGTGAAAATCAGCTGAAACAAAGATGATATCGAGTTTGAGCTCAAAATGTATTGCTATTTGATCCTTTGCTTGTGTGATCTTTGAGTCTGGAATGATTTTCTGAGTATGATCTTTGAGTCTGGAATGATTTTCTGAGTATGGGTGCTTGTTTGGTGTCGTTGCTCGCCTTCATTGATAGTTTTCTCAATGCGTGGGGTTGTGTTGTAATGGAGAGTGCAGTTATCTTGTTTGTACAGTTCATTCGTTTTATGATATTCGAGATCCTCTGATCATTGAGTAGAGTCTGGTGTTCCTTGTGTCTGCAAATATCTTTGTTATGTGATCTTTGAGTCTAAATGTATGTCATTATTTTCTGAGCATGGATACTTGTTTGGTGTCGTTTCTCGTCTTTGCTGATTGTTTTCTCGATGTGTGGGCTTGTGTCGTAATGGAGAGTGAAGCAATTTTGTTCAGGAAGTTCATCCGTTTTATGCTATTCGACACCCTCTGATCTTTAAGTAGAGACTGATGTTCCTTGTGTCTGCAAATATCTTTCCATTTTAGGCATGTTATTCGAATACCATTCTCTATCTCACAAGAAGTATTGATTTGGCATTACTCCAGTTGACTTGCAAATTGCAATACATGAGATCCAATAAACTCATTGCTGATCTTGCATTTTCGAGGGCCTGGTTGTGACAAACAGTTCCTCGAACAACAAACTATTTGATCATTCTTCCTTTTTTTCGTAATTGAACTTCAGATTGATGTCATCCGCCACTTAATTTGTCGTAGTCAACTGTTAGCGTTCTCTATCCGTTTCCAATTTCTTGACTAACGGCGACAAACTTCTTATTATGTTCCAGGCAGAGAACAAGAAGAAGAGGCTTATGCAGGTAATCATCTTCTTCTGTAATTCTATATTCAAAACTTTGTACATTCATTTCCTTTTGAGATGTTTCTGTAGTATGAATAACATATTCTTTCTGCAGCTTATGCAGAGTGTGATACCCGTAACAGAGATGCGAAGACCACCGTGCATCCTGCAGAGAAGCGGTTCCATGCAGTGGTAATCTTTGTCAATACAGCTGCAATCTGTTTTCTGAATAATTTAAGCCATTATTGTTCTATAAGGGTAGTATCTCCGTTATCTTGTTCACTACAAATGTGTAGATTGCTGCAGTGAAACGACAACGATCTGCCGTAAAACGTTCACTTATGCTATTTGCATAGTTTCATAACTTTCATTTTCCTAATGCACCTTTACTTATGATATAGAAATAAGAGGAAATCGCGTATATAGGCCACttggcctttaaaataacgcaaatgtacccattttgttatcaattccatttatgggaaaaacgccgatgaagttggcgtgtttataagtaaaaacgccattgagattggcgtgtctatactgtaaaacgccaacatagttggcgttttaGAATGGCACCGTATTCTGCTCGTATTTTTAaccaaaatacttaaattttaaCACGCCAATCGTGATGGCGTCTTTACTTAATAAAACGCCAACTTCATTGGCGTGTTTGAcgttaaaaacgccaacctgatcGGCGTCTTTACTAAAAGACGCCAACACCATTGGCGTCTTTGTTCAGAAGCATATAATAGCAGCAGACAGTCGCGAACCTCACATACCCACTTCGCGATTTTCTCTAGCAGCGGCCAAATCCTTCGCAAATTCGTCCGTGTCTTTGTGATTTCGCcctccattcatcaatcggtgctagtTTTCCCCAAATTCGTCCAatttattcggttagtatgcttatcttttacattattagagtaattgttggatacttagctagggtttgtaatgtgTTGCGATTTGAGTTGAGATATTGTGCATATGGATTATTTGTATGACGGtagtgttgattattatgttggattgtttgggttaagtgaatttgtgtataaatttgattataaaccaaAATCGTAGGGTTTGATAgcttaaaaattgggcaaattgatttggtttatgtgggttttggttaatgtctttttttagtttgaaacgttaattttgtgtacattgttaggttgaaattgaaattgttaggttggTTAAACTAAAATTGGGTAAGTTGAATTGGTGGaaaattgatgtatattgtttattTGAACTGTTacttttgtgtaggtgaattgtgttatgatgtgtaggtgaattgtgttatgatgttgaaGTTGTGTATTGTGAATTGTTTGATATATgtgttccattttgtgatattgtattaaattgtttgtaattattgaatttgtttaggtttgtttgttgtttaatttggaatatgaatgttgtgtaggtgatttatggcatcttcttcaacttctcgtcgtcggctcttatgtggtcctgaggacccctccgtattatatctgcagagacaacacgtctctaataacatatgggcaggagtgccATCGGAAGACGTACGGTGTAGAAGATACGAAGGAATCATATGGGATGTTCCCATAAATCCTCGTGTTTTGGCGGTTATAGATGAGATGGGGTTCGGCGGGATGTTGAGGTGTGGTCAACCgaaagacattgaccaccatcttatcaccgctttgattgaacgttggaggccagagactcacacgtttcactttctagtcggtgaagcgactgtgagcTTAGaggacgtggaggtcttatggggcctcaaaACTGACGGTGAGCCTCtgacgggttacatccccagtaaggatgtcaactattggaaggatgtttgtttggattttcttgGCTTTATTCCAGATGCAGTTGATCTAAAAGAATTGAACTGgaagcagacaagcttatcaaaTCAACTGCGGATTGAGTTGAGTGATGACCACGAGCAATACATGTACAATCAACGTGCTCGTGTGTATTGTCTGCTGTTACTGGGTGGTCTACTGATCCCGAACGCTACCGGTAATAAAATTCCCTTCTTCTACCTTCagtttttcatggatatagaacaaTGTGCTAGCTATAGCTGGGGAGGTGCGACACTTgcctgcttgtaccacaatctaTGTGAAGCTGCACTTGGTAAGAGGACCGATGTCGGGGGAGCTCTTACATTGTTACAGCTGTGGGCTTGGGAAGAATCCCAATTATTAGACCGCAGATGCTGAACCCCGCGCCCGTAGACTACTTACCATGTGCAGTCGCGTAAGTTGTCCACTAATTACTCTTTTAAGcataatttttattgatttttgtgttgttcgctcataatttaatttttgtagatGGACTGGTCGGGCCTCTTATGTAAAAGCACCGGGGCATTGCATTGAAACTTTCAGAGATCAGTTCTCAACAATGCATGCCAATCAGGTAATTTACGTAAACTAAATTGTTGCTAGTGTGTTGTTTTGATTGAACTTGTTTTGACTAAATAAGTTTCATAtctagtttatttggaggccgtATGATTCGCGAAATCTGCCGGATGTTTGTGttgccggtcgtcctatatggacgtcGATGACAACACTAATCTGCTGGAATATGGTTGAGCCACACATGCCACAGCGGGTGTTGCgacaatttgggattgtccaacctTATATCCCGATTGTCGACCGGTTCCACGGATCTGATTTTACGAAACAGGATCGACGTGGCAAAGCAGGTCGGAACTGGGTTCAGTGGCACGCCAATCATATACAAGATTGGCATAATAGGCAGGACACGGTGTATGTTGATTTGGAGTACTCAATGGTGCTTGTTGCTACTGATGAGTACATGGACTGGTTTCGCCGGATAACCGTGGTGTACCTAACAAAACCTGGGGTGCATTCTCATGAGGGCTTCCATGAAACGGCGGCCTCTCATCACTACGCGGTAGATTTCAACAACTTTTCTTTGTTTAATTTCATAAGATGAAATGTAATTAACActgaaaattgtaggtggagacccTTCACAAAATACGCCACTTTCTTAGGGAGCAAGACATGTCAGGACGGCCGGATTTATTCACCATTTCGAGAATGGTTGAAGATGGCCTCCAGATATGTGGGGAAGCTGAGACGATGGACCACCGTCCTTCACAGCGCTCTGAGCTGGACCTTGACATGCCCGTGCGGCAAAAAGCGAAGCGGCGTGGAAAGAAGAAAGTTGGTGGAGAGTCGTCATcatcaaggatggatactcagttggttgATGATTCTGATGACGATTTTGtggctccacctccaccaagatctgccgTGCGGGGTCGTCACTCAGTCAGCCACACGGGTGGTACAGGAGAAGATTTCGGTCTCAGCGATCAACAatctccacctcggtcttctgCGAGAGACGACATTGATTTAGAGAATGCCGTCGTTGAAGATACTCCTCCGTTTAGAATCCCTAAAACCAGCATCGGGAAGGGAATCCGTAGTCTGTTTATGCGTAAAAGGCGAGACGAGTGAACGTTGCCCGAACTTTTTATATTGGTGTTTTTACATTGATTTGAACGCTTTATATAAGTAATTTGATATATTGTATTGATATTGGTGTTTTTTCATTCATTTGGCGTAtgtatattagtaatttgataaatCCGCTTTTTTATACGTGTGCATGTTGATAATTTGAACTCGTATAAGTTGGATTGGTACATTAGTAATAtctgattcccacatgcctatcagatattacacatatttcatgcttggcTACGTGAATTCTAatacgttccataaaccaattccaactttgtatggtttcctcatcaacaatggcatatgcaataggcaaacatttcttattagcatcaaatccaacggcaataagaattttacctcgatatcgtccacgtagatgagttccatcaacggttaaaactggtttgcatagttgaaaagcctccacagctggaccaaaagcccaaaatacgtacttgaaaACCTTGTTCATACCGTTGCTTAATCTTTCATCATGTAACCATTcgacaattgtgccaggattttgtctttgtaactcattcaaataacctgataaaactttgaaattccacgcccacgaaccatacacaagctcaatagctgtcctccgagcataccatgctttcttgtaactaactttcacatgaaatctattttcaatatccgcgacaattgcttttaccttgtagcaaggatcgttttctatctgatgtcgaacactcaacgctatcatacccgacgaaagattagcgtgcccattataattacgatcccccatgcaagtatgagcagtgctaaacactctaatttgccagtgttcatcatgcttcctcaatgttgctcggcactcccacaaacatggcggtaaggacttatctttcggatttccttgtggccacttacaaactgcatgccatctctttcctttactttcaacaactgtatattgtcggattttttccaaatgccaaaaagtcacagctgacttcaattccaatttggttttaaatttagtatgcaaaccgacattgctcggatctttttcactccaataatgcacattgagatcatcagactcaaagttttttggatcaaaactatcatatggacctggtaaggtgcgaaaatagttcataccaggctgtgggaactgtggaactactctttctCGTACTGCTCTTCCTCCAATTGATGTTTCGCCAACCACTGTTTCTCCAACCGGAATGGATGTacttggagcaacaaattgGTCCTCATCCGACGAAGCACCATCTGAATCTGTACTATCCGGATCgacatcttcagaatcataaggtgattgtggatcaagaaagtcggctttatcaagACCAATTATGTCCTCAACCACAGCTGGGTTGTCActgtcccctaaatgcacgcctccaatatcaaaatcttgtgttgtatcgaagcatggttcttggcctctcgtagacgtaccaacatcaaaatcttgtgttgcagcgaaatatggttctcggcctctcgtagacgtaccaacatcattacTCATGAGATGATAACTATGTTGTTGAGTAAttgacgaatactcaacatacaattcaatttgacctcctgtagtcatactctcactaaacattagtggcatgtatacttcttctagtaAAATACCTATATACGTGATTGAAGATCCATAGAATAGATGACGTTTCCATActatttgaagtttgttttcaaatatgtttatccccattctttcacaaattgtttccacaagcttttcgtaggaaatactttcatccaacataatcaatccttttgcaaaaggaggatcatatgaaataactgttccgggaattatatttccaccccaatataaatggacacaccacgtcatactatctgcattaatgtcaaacacaaatattggtcaaaaatatttctttacagtacactacaatatatactatcataacaacctatcaaatatgggtaaaaaattagatatactacaacatataataccataacaattggtcaaaatatttctattaattacaatacaatttataatactataacaatccatcaaataattatttaaattacactacaatatatactatcataataatccatcaaatattggtagactaatgtttggaagaatgagttaaaaattagatatactaaccgattgcGAGTACTAATATTTGGAAGAAATGAGCGAAAATAGAAATCTACACGCTTCAATCCACCACCGGGTTAACCCGACCAAGGCAAGCATTTTCGCGTTTTTCAGCTTTGGGAAGgtttttcgcgttttggggagggaggAAATGTGATTAGGGTCTGCGattttgggggagatctgaGATATATGGTTCAACCGAAAAACGCCgatcaggttggcgtttttaacgTCAAACACGCCAATGAAGTTGGCGTTTTATTAAGTAAAGACGCCATCACGATTGGCGTGttaaaatttaagtattttggtTAAAAATACGAGCAGAATACGGTgccattgtaaaacgccaactatgttggcgttttacagtatagacacgccaatctcaatggcgtttttacttataaacacgccaacttcatcggcgtttttcccataaatggaattgataacaaaatgggtacatttgcgttattttaaaggccaaGTGGCCTATATACGCGATTTCCTCATAGAAATAAAGCATACAATGCTCttgagaaagaaaaagttgTGGTGCAAGC
This sequence is a window from Salvia splendens isolate huo1 chromosome 5, SspV2, whole genome shotgun sequence. Protein-coding genes within it:
- the LOC121803580 gene encoding uncharacterized protein LOC121803580, which gives rise to MLNPAPVDYLPCAVAWTGRASYVKAPGHCIETFRDQFSTMHANQFIWRPYDSRNLPDVCVAGRPIWTSMTTLICWNMVEPHMPQRVLRQFGIVQPYIPIVDRFHGSDFTKQDRRGKAGRNWVQWHANHIQDWHNRQDTVYVDLEYSMVLVATDEYMDWFRRITVVYLTKPGVHSHEGFHETAASHHYAVETLHKIRHFLREQDMSGRPDLFTISRMVEDGLQICGEAETMDHRPSQRSELDLDMPVRQKAKRRGKKKVGGESSSSRMDTQLVDDSDDDFVAPPPPRSAVRGRHSVSHTGGTGEDFGLSDQQSPPRSSARDDIDLENAVVEDTPPFRIPKTSIGKGIRSLFMRKRRDE
- the LOC121803581 gene encoding G-box-binding factor 4-like isoform X1: MAPDNSEPPRAGKRSADDVWKEIVSGTHQRQPKKEMMTLEDFLLKAEEAASSGAAAAVKLKEEGGSIGGISDFINCAGEARAGVKRSFSLSAAPGKAVELRQRRMIKNRESAARSRERKQAYEAELESMAAKLEEENNFLLKEKAENKKKRLMQLMQSVIPVTEMRRPPCILQRSGSMQCGQILRKFVRVFVISPSIHQSVLVFPKFVQFIR
- the LOC121803581 gene encoding G-box-binding factor 4-like isoform X2 translates to MAPDNSEPPRAGKRSADDVWKEIVSGTHQRQPKKEMMTLEDFLLKAEEAASSGAAAAVKLKEEGGSIGGISDFINCAGEARAGVKRSFSLSAAPGKAVELRQRRMIKNRESAARSRERKQAYEAELESMAAKLEEENNFLLKEKAENKKKRLMQLMQSVIPVTEMRRPPCILQRSGSMQ